The DNA sequence aagtcttcttcaacacAGCAGgatgttcattttgtaaattcTGGTCtatttagagtcaaatagagCATAACACTAGAGGACACAACACTAGAGGACACATCACTAGAGGACACAACACTGGAGGAGACATCACTGAAGGACACATCACTGCATAGAGTATGTGTCctcagtgtgattgacagctagctCAGTCAAATGGGAGCAGGTGTAGGTGCTGGTGGGCGTGCAGTGTCCTCAAGCtctcaggctccacccccagcTCCACCAAATATGGTCACATCCGttttccaaaacacacacacacacacacacacacagggttttcCTGTTCAAAGTGCGTTTGCTGGTCAATGACCTCTCGGCTGGTGTTTGGACTGTGACAGTTTGTCAGGCTTCCtcgcaaagaagaagaaagaagaaggaagacACACGAGGTGGGGAGACATCGCCATGACGACTGAATACCATGACAACGGTGAAGAGGACAACAGCTCGTTCTGGAACAaaggtacctgtctgtctgtccaacTGTCTAGTCTGTCTACACATGTGGCTGGAGTATGAAGAAACTGTTCACCtttctgaatataaaataaaaagagtcCGTCTGTCcttccgtccccccccccccgtctctctacctgtctgtgtgtcagagCCTCGACCTGTCTACTTCTCAGGTGTCTCCAAGTTCAGACGTTGGTTGATCCCTGCCCTGACAGCGACAGTCATCCTGGTTCTGATCATAGCACTGGGAGCTAgcagtgagcacacacacacacacgcacacgcacacgcacacacacacacacacacacaaaactaaatGTCGATTTCTGTTCCTGCTCAGACACGGCGACGTCAAATCGATTGTGGTCGGTGGAGAAAAGTGTTTTGAATATGACTGAATCCGTGGCTTTGGCTCAGCAGCTCAGTGCAGGTAACACACCTGCAGTCGTGCTGGGGGTCAGGGGATGGGATGTCAGAGGTGATGATGTCAGAGGTGATGATGTCAGAGGTGATGATGTCAGAGGTGATGATGTCAGAGGTGATGATGTCAGAGGTGATGATGGACAGTAgggttcttcttctcttcctccagacGCGGCCGCAGACATTCGCCGGCTGAAGTTTTCTGTGGAGAACAACAAGGACCAGCTGACGTCAGGTGTCTCACACACTGCAGATCGGTCATTCCTCCAACAGCAACATTAAGAATCCCTCAtgataactgtgtgtgtgtgtgtgtgtgtgtgtgtgtgtgtgtgtgtgtgtgtgtgtgtgtgtgtgtgtgtgtgtgtgtgtgtttgctcagtgtCAGAGGCCCTGAAGCAGCTCTCGACTCTGGACGCTCTCACCAAGACGGTCACGTTACTGAAATGTTCCCTCGAACGCCTCATCAGCAACAGTAAACCCACACCTCCATCTTCACTCTCCCCCATTTTGGACTTTTTCCAAACAATGTCACTTTGGCGTCTAAATTTGAAGCCTCAgatttcttctctgtgtctctcaggttcACACACAGAAGGCTGTTGTCCTCTGGGTTGGGACATGTTCCAGTCCTCCTGTTATTTCTTCAGCAAGGTGCCTAAGAGGTGGCACGCTGCGAGAGACTGGTGCAACGAACACGAATCTCACCTGGCCATCCTCATCACTGACGAGCAGTGGGTGAGacagcctgtctgtctgtcggagctggtttaaaaaaacaacttttaaacaAAAAGCTTAAAATGTGTAAAGTTAGActgtaaaggccaatttatgcctctccgttttttctgttacggacagataagaccgtcctatccgtcgtggaacgccctctccgagcgcctccgacagcttttcgtacacgtctgatttttctaactatccgtcttcatgttggagacccgacggaccgaacgacatcatttccgtatgacgtcatttccgtatttccggacctcaaacttcctgtttacttgtagcaacaaacgaacacaactatgattctacgattaatgtgacgtgtgtgttaagccagcggagttgtccggctgacggtggctcgttagagcactgagggcatgtgtgcacggtcacagacggttataacgagctttcaaaacggcgctagcaggctaggctagcgggctaggctagccaccatgctaactgcggtggtaacagtgcaagaacccgccgtcacgactttaattccacttctatcatgacactgtttctataaaaccgtcaggttagaagcaaacactggatagtagtagttagtgtcgggagtccctgctgactgtgtgtggaagctggggggagctagctccgggtagcttctagctacatgtagcctcaagcagattcaagctgtggaatcagcaacacagttcggaaacaagaccggggaaccgctgcgctaagaaacgattacatcagcattttgacccgctggatgtcactttatttagttctgttagttgccatggttcagtgtgtgggaggcaggctaacatgtaaacagagacacgtggacgtcttcttcccaaatggggtaggcttctctgagctcgtcttccgttgcgccacctatgggtttggcgatgaattttttcagacggactgtgtcggagaagtaaaaatcaaaaagactctttgcccctcgctgagacctctccgagaaacggacacgtagtagtatataagagccttaacttCAGGCCTGACATGAGAGATGGTGTCATATTGTTTATGTGCATAGTTAGCAGGAGACCGAGCACAGGTCCTTGTGGGACTCCGTCACCAACATGGCGACAGAGttcatgtctctctgtgtctctggtcCAGGACTCTGTGACCGCCCGGAGCCACGGTACCTTCTACTGGATCGGTCTGACCGATGAGAGGACAGGAAACTGGGAGTGGGTCAATCAGACGCCGTACGTCATGAACCGGAGGTGAGTTGAACATTTGGCTTATTTCAGGAATATGAGGATCTTTTTCCGAAATGGGGACATCTCAGAGATAGaaaaggaaaagtatttcacCTTTCACTTCTAGATACAACAtcacaggaaatgtcttcatttggaaaacaacacaatcattACAAGCAGTACAGTAGAGGTTTTTATAACATTGTGTTTAAAGGAGTAACACAAGCCCACCTGTGTGTTTCCAGGCGCTGGAGACCTGGTCAGCCGGACAGTtggactcaacacaacttaggtCCTGGAGACGAGGACTGCGCACATCTCCACAACGACGGACGCCTCAACGACATGCACTGCTCCGTGGTGATGCACTTCATCTGCCAGAGACACagccagcacagctgaagacctcctcctccgctcagGCTGCGTCTTTATGCTGCTCACATCATGTAGGCACAGATCCACCGTGTCACGAAGACACCATTAAACAGCTGGATCCAACGAATCAGACTCGTCTGTCTTTGTTGCATCAGTGACGTTGATTTGTGCACTTTCTGCTCCTGTCGACTCAAACATGATGCAATTACAATTTGGTGgataaaggtcaaaggtccagGTTACTGCAACCTCACAAAGCATTTTTTAGGCCATAACTGAAGAATTCAAAGTTATGTTAtgagaaaatataaaactgaTGTATTAAAGAGTCTTGATGGACTTGGACGTAAGTGAGCTGCTGCTTTAGAGAATTACAGATTCAAACTGTAAACTTGTGATGAGCTTTTTAGGATTTGTTGCCCAAACAATTTGGGAGTTAAAACAGAAGAGTGAGGATCAGACAGTGAGGATACAACATCTTTTATTAGACTGTAACACTTAAAGAACCTTTCTCAAAAGTAAAATGTGTCACAGTTTGTTAGAAAACAGTGTGAAATGAGCTGAAACCTtcagtttaaacaaacacaaaacttttTTAAAGAACAACAGGAACAAACATCCAGATGTCAGAACAGTGGAGACAACCACAAACTTTTTGgcaataaaatgtcacttaaagaaaacttttctttttcttgaaaCACACAGACGTTTAAGTGTCTGAAcaggaaacatgaaaacacgAACATGGTCAGAATGAGAATTTACAGAGTTTGGCCTGAAGATGTATCATTAATATATTAGTATTTAATCAAGTTTTAGAAAAAATTCTACTCtactttatttctctttcaaaAGCTTCTCTTCACAGTGAGATGCAAAATACTGAATTCTATTGTTTCTATACTTTTATAAACAATtagttaagttttattttaaaggacTGTGTGAGTATTTTATGACCCAATGAAATTAAGTAATGTTactaatataataatgataataataccaATTCTGTGGCCTTTTCTATTAAATACGTAAATGATTCATACGTAAACACAACACTTGTACTGCTCTCACATACTTCACATACTCCTACTATTAGTATTTTAGTATTACACAAATGGCAGATTTCCACTGACATCTGGATAAAATCCACCAAACAGCTGCGAATGAAGTCAGTGTTTTTACAACAACTCACAACATTTAGTAAAGTGCTTCAGTGTCTGTCGTTATAAATAACTAGAAATACTTGAAATTATCCAATGGACGTTATCCAAACAATACATTATAAAAAAACTTCCATCaggcatctgtgtgtttgtgtgtgtgtgtgtgtgtgtgtgtgtgtgtgtgtgtgtgtgtgtgtgtgtgtgtgcgtgtgtgtgtgtgtgcgtgtcagttGGGCAGCCGAAACGCTCGGCTCAGGATGAGTTCAGTTCTGGTTCCCCCCAGGTGACACGCCTCCAGGACACACACcagcctctgattggtcagctgggaCGCCAAGACCACAAGGTCAGCTGagaggcaggaagagagagagagggtgggtgagtgactgtgtgtgtgtgtgtgtgtgtgtgtgtgtgtgtgtgtgtgtgtgtgtgtgtgtgtgtgtgtgtgtgtgtttgtgtgtacctgGTGAAGGTGGAGGTCCATGTGAAGAGAAGGCTCCGTGGGATAAGATGGAGGTCCAGGTGTTGGGGTgagggaggacgggaggagaggAATGAGGGAGGAAGACGACGTCGACCGACACAGAATCTGACAGAGCTGAAACACGTTCTATATTATTTATCTACCGAATTTAACAGATTTCTAAAGATGGATAAAcaagctgtgtgtgtacctctcaGTCTCAGTGTGTAGTAGTCATCGAAGGCGGGGTCAAACCTCCCAGGGTCCGCCCTCCCTCCCATCGCCACGACGACAGCCTGCTCCTTCCTGCTGGCGTGGTCGTAACGCATCGGCAGTGTCTCCTCGGCAACGGGGGGGAAGTCGGGAAAGAGAGGAGCGGTGACGAAGGACGAGGCATCATCTTCATCGCtgtcctcgtcttcatcagcaTTTGAGTTTTCTAGAAACTCCATGGAGGCTTCGAACAGGATGACTGCACAGAGAGGACGAAGATTCACCATCATCATCGTTTATTTCTAATCACCTGTGCTCACGTTCCTTCTGACGCGTTAGTcaccagaaaacaaacattgtgtaaaacacacacacacacacacctgtgttgTCGTTTTGTTCTGGCTGTAGTGTGACCGACGGGTGTCTGAGGAacgaaaataaaaacaatatgtcATTTTCAGTTTTAAGAACATTTATAGGAAAAGTTCAACATGTAGTTCAATCATCTGATGCTTCGTTAGACACATGAACAACGTCAGTGGTGTTTCAGAgtggcagcaggaggaggagctttatttttgaattttattttcagataaaATGTTGTTTCCATTAAACCCTTGTGGTGGCAGTTTTACtatttgggcattgattgatagaaggaactactttgatgtatagaaagatgagcaaatggattctcttagttatcagggtgtttctcaaagcaactgatgttatatgacttcctcacttacAGGGTCACCTAGCAAAGAGGTCACAGGAAAGGGGATGTGAGTGGGTTGTAAAACAGTTGATAAGAGATCCTCGAAAACAGATGTTACACTCAAGGGGCCTGAGaccgaggagaagacaggatactgatcacTTATTTCTAAAGATCAAAGAGGTTAATTGataaacatgtgttcctctcacaggaggagcttgtgaatgtttaaaactgctgtgtctcctgtatgtcattgctcaGTGTATGAAATCCTTGCCATGGTCTTGTACGTTGATGCCCATCTGTtgatgtagaattaaaactccagaaagAACAGTTGCTGACTTGTGCTTGATTATTGGGAAAATTCCACGACACCCTTGAAGAGAATTTCTGCCGTAAGACAAAAAATGAACGGACGCAGAACAGGATGCTCACCTCTTCTTTGGAGTTTCaggatgaagcagcagtttcCTCTTACACGACTTCCTGATGGAACAAACAGATCGACTGTGAACACAGAGCTCGACGCCGACTCAGCTCCGAAAACACAAATCATCTTTTACTGTCTCACGCTGCTCTGAGGTCCACCGGACGAGGCGTCAGCTGACTGAGGGCGGAGGGCGGAGAGGACGGAGAtacagacgagagggaggaggagggggagagagggggtcTGAAGGAATGAGGGCTGGAGGGGAGAGGctggagggaggaagtggaggagagggacggagagggAGACGGGTGAGAGGAGGTTGTAAGGAGACGAggggaggacaaggaggaggagcgagATACAGCTCTGTCCGTCCAGAGCAGAGAGCgatcctcctgcaggagaccAGAGACGACAGGTCAGACATTATCGGAAATACTTTGTTctgtttgacaaacatttattctaCGTGTACTTTTTGTTTcgtccatctgctaacatggaggaggcaggctATATGAAGCcggacaccagggggcgctacAGATGATTTAGCTTTAGTTTTTCGGGGGggcagtcatatttatttagtgTGTTGTTACCATGGAGTGTGTACGTGTTCAACATTTACCTCTCCTCTGCGGCTGTACGTAACCATGGTTCCTGTTGCCTGGATGCAGAAGGTGCGTCTCTCCCGATAACAGAGCCTCTCCAGCTCCCTCTGAAGCTCCGCCCCTCTGAGGAAACCCGGCTCACCTAcaaccaaccacacacacacacacacacacacacacacacacacacacacacatacactgtagATAGAAGTTGACTTctatctaaaaaaaataaaagtgactgAAACGTAACTGACCTCTTCGATCTTTCATGTACGTTTCCAGGGAGACCGGAGGAGGTGGGTACATGAAGAATCCTCCAATCAGAGCCCTGCTCAGCACCTGTGTGTCATCCTGGCTCCTCATCCACTGAAGGAACTGTCGCACTGGCCGGAGTTTACGATAACTCATCTCTGAGTGGTGGCCCAGTCCTGACGAATCAACCAATGAGAGAAGACCAATAAAGGGATGACAGAGAAGATGACTGGTGTAAAAATCTGAGGTTCGATCCATATGCGTTATGCACGTTTCTACCAGCAGGGGGAGTGTTACCTGTGCAGTACACCTGAGTGTTGATGGTGTTTGtcaggaagctgcagctgtgACTTTGATTTGCAGATTTGATCAACTTCAGTCTCGTACAAACGACCACAGAcactgaaacagacacagacattatCTTAAACAATATATTACTTTGTTTAATGTTAGTCCTGAGTCACAGActtaaaaataaagatggacgacatgacagttCCGCAAAAGTGAAGGAATCTACAGACTACACATCTACGattcctgatgtgttcctcTGGACTTTACCCGTTagtcatgtctgaaaagtgTTTCGTCTTACATGGGTGGAGGTTTCGTTGTGTATCAGGTTGAGACGTGGAGAAGAGCTTCACGTGGATTGGCTGATCGCTGGTCCCGTCCTCCAATCGCAGCCAGCGATACTCCAAAAGCTCCGCCCCTCGACCATCTgccaatgaaaacacagattgctgctgtgtttttgtaaatgtgaAGGAAAAACTCCTACGATTGTTCGGTTGCTGAATAATTATCTGTTGCGTGACTAATCGATTAACCATgagttaccatggcaaccctCACCCTTGCTCCTGATTCGCTCTGCTCGTCCTGTGAATGTAAGCAGGCCGATGACATCACACTCAGTGCTGTGAGGACGGTCCAGGAGATCCTTACtgaaagacagtgtgtgtgtgtgtgtgtgtgtgtgtgtgtgtgtgtgtgtgtgtgtgtgtgtgtgtgtttgtgtgttggtattACCATCTTTGTGAAGATCAAGTTCAGATTTAAACAAAGTGAAGACATTCAGGCGAATGTGTGTTAGGTTGAGAGGTGGTTTGAGGTCAGAGGTTAGGTAATGCATcatgtacacgtgtgtgtgtgtgtgtgtttgtgcagtggtgtataaagtacttgaaagccatacttgagtaaaagtacaaatatcttacctgaaagtgacttcgttaaaagtagaagtcacccgtcagaaaatgacttgagtaaaagtcttaaagtagctcatattaaaagtacttaagtatcaaaagtatctggtgttgaaatgtacttaagtatcaaaagtaaaagtacaagtaccaaaattaaaaatgcaaagtgctttttatagtagtcctatacagacacaaaacaacccaacatgtttctcctcaagatttatctcaactgactgaaacattataacaacaatatgaatataatgtatataatgtgtaattttacaaattttgaaccctagatatgagagagagagagagcgagagagagagagagagagagagagagagagagagagagagagagagagagagataaccaacctccgctgctcaagtaacgagccagtttgagaatgtaagaagtagaaagtacacatatttttgttcaaatgtaacaagtaaaagtaaaaagtcgtcaggaaaagaaatactcaagtaaagtacagatatgtgaaaaatctacttaagtacagaaacaaagtatttctacttcgttacttcccaccactgtgtgtgtgtgtgtgtgtttacctgttgtAGAAGCTGTAGGCTGGTGCAGGTGGGAGATACTCGGTTGAAACTGAGGATTCTGGGAGAACAGATATCTGAGCAGCTGGATTCCTGCTGTTGACGCTGATCTCTGGACAGaacaacagagacagagggacacgtCTGTCCTCACGGAACCACAACATGGATGAAAAATCAGAAAATACAAGTCCCCACATGACAGTGAGACGGGTTAGAGTGTACCTATATCGTCCAGCTCAGCCTGGTAATGACGTTTGACTCGATAGCGTCTCAGGCTGATGACATCACCCGGCTTCAGATGGTGATACcagttgacacacacactgttccacaacaccacacacacacttccagtcCGGTCGCACACCTCCAACACCGCCTGAGCAGAAAGACAGTTTGGCGTTCCATAGGGATCAAtctcaacacaaaataaaatgtcccttacaactgtgtgtgtgtgtgtgtgtgtgtgtgtgtgtgtatgtgtgtgtgtgtgtgtgtgtattcaccgACCTTATAAGGACATTCACAGTTTCGGTCGGTTCTCCCATAATACATCAGGTGTGACTTGTTGATGATGCGTGTGATCAGACGAAGCTGGACGGCGCCCCTGGCAACGCCGCGATGACCAGACAGGAAGGAGTCACGCAGCTCAGACACCGTCACAGCAGGTCGTTGCCCtgacaacacacatacactttctttattttacaataaaaatcaaatattcAATCCGAACTAACAAAGTAGTGATTTAACAATTGTGAGCTTAatctatgtatttattattcaaaTGCAATGATGgctccaccttcctcctcctctttatcaTCTCCATGCTCCGCCTCTTCCTCAGTGGGCGGGGCTTCCCTCCACACCTCCCCACTGTAGTCCACATTGTTCCACTGGGGGAGAAACACACTCCTATTGGCTCTCAGAGGAGCCAGAGCACCTGCAGGGTCTGAGGATCCAAACCAGGGCAGAGAGTCGGCGTCCACGTCAAACCTCCGGGCGCCATCGTCCTCGCCGTCCTCATCGTCCCCTCTgacctccgcctcctccagtCGGTAGCTGCAGGCCCAGAGACATCGACCCTGATTCATTATGACACATTGATAGAGTCAcctgtcactcactcactccctcact is a window from the Limanda limanda chromosome 22, fLimLim1.1, whole genome shotgun sequence genome containing:
- the si:ch73-71d17.2 gene encoding LOW QUALITY PROTEIN: RPA-related protein RADX (The sequence of the model RefSeq protein was modified relative to this genomic sequence to represent the inferred CDS: deleted 2 bases in 1 codon) — its product is MHRTVIVDAVSNMAAAGCVLRRTLTRSRSRSGPNQESSSSPAVCRDFLSVVDLQRYSRDQGSSVYFPQAVLSGEDLYDVTLTDGDCRLQVTLDPGLNRLVERHVLRVGSTLRNATFALAMSAQYPACTGASAETDSYRLEEAEVRGDDEDGEDDGARRFDVDADSLPWFGSSDPAGALAPLRANRSVFLPQWNNVDYSGEVWREAPPTEEEAEHGDDKEEEEGQRPAVTVSELRDSFLSGHRGVARGAVQLRLITRIINKSHLMYYGRTDRNCECPYKAVLEVCDRTGSVCVVLWNSVCVNWYHHLKPGDVISLRRYRVKRHYQAELDDIEISVNSRNPAAQISVLPESSVSTEYLPPAPAYSFYNSKDLLDRPHSTECDVIGLLTFTGRAERIRSKDGRGAELLEYRWLRLEDGTSDQPIHVKLFSTSQPDTQRNLHPLSVVVCTRLKLIKSANQSHSCSFLTNTINTQVYCTGLGHHSEMSYRKLRPVRQFLQWMRSQDDTQVLSRALIGGFFMYPPPPVSLETYMKDRRGEPGFLRGAELQRELERLCYRERRTFCIQATGTMVTYSRRGEEDRSLLWTDRAVSRSSSLSSPRLLTTSSHPSPSPSLSSTSSLQPLPSSPHSFRPPLSPSSSLSSVSPSSPPSALSQLTPRPVDLRAAKSCKRKLLLHPETPKKRHPSVTLQPEQNDNTVILFEASMEFLENSNADEDEDSDEDDASSFVTAPLFPDFPPVAEETLPMRYDHASRKEQAVVVAMGGRADPGRFDPAFDDYYTLRLRALSDSVSVDVVFLPHSSPPVLPHPNTWTSILSHGAFSSHGPPPSPADLVVLASQLTNQRLVCVLEACHLGGTRTELILSRAFRLPN
- the LOC133028716 gene encoding C-type lectin domain family 10 member A-like, giving the protein MTTEYHDNGEEDNSSFWNKEPRPVYFSGVSKFRRWLIPALTATVILVLIIALGASNTATSNRLWSVEKSVLNMTESVALAQQLSADAAADIRRLKFSVENNKDQLTSVSEALKQLSTLDALTKTVTLLKCSLERLISNSSHTEGCCPLGWDMFQSSCYFFSKVPKRWHAARDWCNEHESHLAILITDEQWDSVTARSHGTFYWIGLTDERTGNWEWVNQTPYVMNRRRWRPGQPDSWTQHNLGPGDEDCAHLHNDGRLNDMHCSVVMHFICQRHSQHS